Proteins found in one Plasmodium knowlesi strain H genome assembly, chromosome: 12 genomic segment:
- a CDS encoding SOH1-like protein yields MENEGLKKQEGEENKRILILHKHYREGPFENRLRFECELEFVQSLSNIDYIKYLYENKYFSDKRFLNYLKYLNYWRTKPYVFYIHFPICLYVLEILNDGKVDEYFSKDSSFINFLYYLKLHWLFFSYQI; encoded by the coding sequence atggaaaacgaaGGGCTAAAAAagcaggaaggagaagaaaataaaagaatattAATTTTACATAAACATTATAGAGAAGGGCCATTTGAGAACAGACTAAGGTTCGAGTGTGAATTAGAATTTGTGCAATCGCTCAGCAACATTGATTACATTAAGTATTTGTACGAAAACAAATACTTTAGCGATAAGAGGTTTTTAAATTATCTGAAGTATTTAAATTATTGGAGAACCAAGCCGTATGTTTTTTATAtccattttcccatttgccTCTACGTTTTGGAAATATTGAATGATGGTAAAGTTGATGAATATTTTAGCAAGGATAGCTCATTTATCAATTTCCTATATTACTTAAAATTGCATTGGTTGTTTTTTAGTTACCAAATTTAG